Proteins co-encoded in one Neovison vison isolate M4711 chromosome 9, ASM_NN_V1, whole genome shotgun sequence genomic window:
- the MRPS2 gene encoding 28S ribosomal protein S2, mitochondrial produces the protein MAPAVPRLLGAGVWSRPLRPRLLPSATPGRPRPGGRTLASAATPAVSAPEGSTDVSDRILSEPLKHSDFFNVKELFSVRSLFDARVHLGHKAGCRHRFMEPYVFGSRLGQDIIDLEQTAEHLQLALNFTAHVAYRKGIILFVGRSRQFSHLIETTARDCGEYAHTRYFKGGLLTNAPLLLGPGVRLPDLIIFLHTLNNVFEPHVAVRDAAKMHIPTVGIVDTNCNPCLITYPVPGNDDSPPAVQLFCRLFQTTIHRAKEKRRQMEALYRLQGPVEEGAGGQGPAAPPFLGA, from the exons ATGGCGCCCGCCGTGCCCCGGCTGCTCGGCGCGG GTGTCTGGTCCCGGCCGCTGCGGCCGCGCCTGCTGCCGAGCGCGACCCCGGGGCGACCTCGGCCGGGCGGCAGGACCCTGGCGAGCGCCGCGACCCCCGCCGTCAGCGCGCCCGAGGGCAGCACCG atgtGAGCGACAGGATCCTCAGTGAGCCCCTCAAGCACTCTGACTTCTTCAACGTCAAGGAGTTGTTTTCCGTGAGAAGTCTCTTCGATGCCCGCGTGCACCTAGGCCACAAAGCAGGCTGTCGGCACAG GTTTATGGAGCCCTACGTCTTTGGGAGCCGCCTCGGCCAGGACATCATCGACCTGGAACAGACGGCCGAGCACCTGCAGCTGGCCTTGAACTTCACGGCCCACGTGGCCTATCGCAAGGGCATCATCTTGTTCGTGGGCCGCAGCCGGCAGTTCTCGCACCTGATTGAGACCACGGCCCGGGACTGCGGCGAGTACGCGCACACGCGCTACTTCAAGGGCGGCCTGCTGACCAACGCCCCGCTGCTCCTGGGCCCCGGGGTCCGCCTGCCGGACCTCATCATCTTCCTGCACACGCTCAACAACGTCTTTGAGCCGCACGTCGCTGTGAGAGACGCGGCCAAGATGCACATCCCCACGGTGGGCATCGTGGACACCAACTGTAATCCCTGCCTCATCACCTACCCCGTCCCCGGCAACGACGACTCGCCCCCGGCCGTCCAGCTCTTCTGCAGGCTCTTCCAGACCACGATCCACCGGGCCAAGGAGAAGCGGAGGCAGATGGAGGCCCTGTATCGTCTGCAGGGCCCAGTGGAGGAGGGGGCCGGGGGCCAGGGGCCGGCTGCCCCTCCTTTCCTGGGAGCCTAG
- the PPP1R26 gene encoding protein phosphatase 1 regulatory subunit 26: MFLMNAPPVVALQSKWEAFGTPGSFRFPGCFSEPKEGVSRAPVSAQVRMVISALRGDQAAPGMSDELAVRRSQRAEKGQDARLAATPTFTACGLGTDLVPSREEDTSDFGPLVLDSDSDDSVDRDIEEAIQEYLKAKSGAARRPGATEQGGRPRPEVPLSSALIAPCPPTSAPSPGGSPGSRVGAGQDRGSASPVSVSSDDSFEQSIQAEIEQFLNEKRQHETPRCDVSVDAKPDLSDNAVRSAFRSGREPTVKTHRQEVMGACKDFLFRKPPRLAKVSARPRGLRSKATAEPESADPRPAEAAQNKGAVRRSGGPGRRAKRAKSAALVSKASGSSSDDGIEEAIQLYQLEKRKEAGGEPPPGSLLGEGKEPDPPTRSTGHATKGTLPETRRKTPGRKKPTAPKAMDLSPGGPDPGHPSKPPRDPRAAENELAERPPCRADTSAELMCAEAILDISKTILPAPAVGSERPLPASPLSCPLTVPSRCDGDSSSVDSNDSIEQEIRTFLALKAQSGAWLARAESCPQTTLSPAPPPGPRVPSSKTLGLSLSCKRKRRGGSHAGPPSTPKKAREMAQEGARDPDHSPAGAQPGQAPRAEGQSKGQPVPCRPREPGDQHGGPGGSLWPSHGNTASAQSAGERGSSEDKSSSLDSDEDLDSAIKDLLRSRRRLKKRWRDPRAARKRKVRFSTTEPQFLHKLGGFRRDWTDRSPHLLKSCLSKPKKDSRENLEKKALSISCRDPERTAADSAGPGDVPPALPLRRRASEGNLFFREAATCELQGAAPGLQPPPEDSSSVDSDDSIELEIRKFLAEKAKESGSGSEAPGGGPAAPGMGSVPRPELPCRKGPAPALAPHPGVCTRSQRGRGGPQPAGGPGSAGRAFLPGGRSGPRTEQACLPRAMARHTSTAGALSAKGSAAGRRLVCTHKDQSPRGTERARERALGSLPARAEAGTRAESPGVAFAVTTQGQSPRTRKPGADGLGSPQASLALPWANFAHQSRLQSTWALSPEGREAVWRGGLGGQRERGPEGQDPKKGLPFTGFSSLLSTQLFHFGKSVSWGGKQAGVFSPPLSLPLQGPAFSAFRETPAGHSPVFGGAPLLTKKDGGHWPGRKSQAACGLHTRRNSGSEEDVLDLRYRRGATGGGSEAQEALGSDSSELSDTSVEEGGGPGAKGKALQP, from the coding sequence ATGTTCCTCATGAACGCCCCTCCTGTGGTCGCTCTCCAGTCCAAATGGGAGGCCTTCGGCACACCGGGAAGCTTTAGGTTTCCTGGGTGCTTCTCGGAGCCGAAGGAGGGCGTCTCGAGAGCTCCGGTGAGTGCACAAGTGCGGATGGTCATCAGCGCGCTCCGGGGCGACCAGGCTGCTCCGGGCATGAGCGATGAGCTTGCCGTGCGCAGAAGCCAGAGAGCGGAGAAGGGCCAGGACGCCAGGCTGGCCGCCACCCCCACGTTTACTGCCTGTGGTCTCGGCACTGATTTGGTCCCTTCGAGGGAGGAGGACACCTCGGACTTTGGCCCCTTGGTGCTGGATTCGGACAGCGACGACTCCGTGGACCGGGACATCGAGGAAGCGATCCAGGAGTACTTGAAGGCCAAGAGCGGGGCCGCCCGGCGGCCCGGGGCCACGGAGCAAGGCGGGCGGCCCAGACCGGAGGTTCCTCTGAGTAGCGCCCTGATCGCCCCGTGTCCCCCCACGTCGGCACCCAGCCCGGGAGGCAGCCCTGGCAGCCGCGTGGGAGCCGGCCAAGACCGGGGCTCCGCCTCCCCGGTGAGCGTTAGCAGCGACGACTCCTTTGAGCAGAGCATCCAGGCAGAGATCGAACAGTTTCTGAACGAGAAAAGGCAACACGAGACCCCAAGGTGTGATGTTTCTGTGGACGCGAAACCAGACCTCAGCGATAATGCGGTCAGATCAGCATTTAGATCCGGCAGAGAACCGACGGTCAAGACACATCGGCAGGAAGTGATGGGAGCCTGCAAGGACTTTCTCTTCCGGAAACCTCCCAGGCTAGCCAAGGTGAGCGCACGGCCCCGAGGCCTCCGGTCCAAGGCCACTGCCGAGCCAGAGAGCGCGGACCCCCGCCCTGCAGAAGCAGCCCAGAATAAAGGCGCGGTCAGGAGGAGCGGGGGCCCTGGGCGGAGGGCCAAGCGAGCCAAAAGCGCAGCCCTGGTGTCCAAGGCGTCCGGCTCCAGCAGCGATGATGGCATTGAGGAGGCCATCCAGCTGTACCagctggagaagaggaaggaggcggGCGGAGAGCCGCCGCCCGGATCGCTGCttggagaggggaaggagcccGACCCTCCCACACGCAGCACAGGCCATGCCACAAAAGGTACCTTGCCTGAAACCCGCAGGAAAACACCAGGCAGGAAAAAGCCCACGGCCCCAAAGGCCATGGACCTCAGCCCAGGTGGCCCTGACCCTGGCCACCCCTCCAAGCCACCCAGAGATCCCAGAGCTGCTGAAAACGAGCTTGCGGAACGGCCGCCATGCCGGGCAGACACGTCCGCTGAGCTGATGTGTGCGGAAGCAATTTTGGACATTTCCAAAACCATCCTGCCAGCCCCCGCGGTGGGCAGTGAGAGACCCCTGCCCGCCAgccctctctcctgccccctgACCGTGCCCTCCCGCTGTGATGGGGACAGCAGCTCCGTGGACAGCAATGACAGCATAGAGCAGGAAATCCGGACGTTCCTGGCTCTGAAGGCACAGTCGGGAGCTTGGCTGGCCCGAGCGGAGAGCTGCCCGCAGACCACTCTGAGCCCAGCACCGCCACCTGGCCCTAGGGTCCCAAGCTCTAAAACACTGGGCCTGTCGCTGAGCTGCAAAAGGAAACGTAGAGGAGGCAGCCATGCCGGGCCACCGTCCACACccaagaaagcaagagagatggCGCAGGAGGGCGCCCGGGATCCTGACCACAGCCCAGCAGGCGCACAGCCTGGCCAGGCCCCCAGGGCAGAAGGCCAGAGCAAGGGCCAGCCCGTCCCCTGCAGGCCACGTGAGCCGGGCGACCAGCATGGTGGCCCCGGAGGCAGCCTGTGGCCCAGCCATGGGAATACGGCCTCAGCGCAGAGTGCCGGTGAGCGGGGCAGCTCTGAGGACAAGAGCAGCTCCCTGGACAGTGACGAGGACCTGGACTCCGCCATCAAGGACCTCCTGCGGTCCAGGCGGAGGCTCAAGAAGAGGTGGAGGGACCCCAGGGCCGCGCGCAAGAGGAAGGTCAGGTTCAGCACCACCGAGCCCCAGTTCTTACATAAACTCGGCGGCTTCCGGAGAGACTGGACGGACAGAAGCCCCCACCTGTTGAAAAGCTGCCTCTCGAAGCCCAAAAAAGACAGCAGGGAGAACCTGGAGAAAAAGGCCCTGAGCATCTCCTGCAGAGACCCGGAGAGAACCGCAGCGGACAGTGCGGGCCCCGGCGATGTGCCCCCGGCCCTCCCGCTCCGGAGGAGAGCGTCTGAAGGGAATCTCTTCTTCCGTGAAGCCGCCACCTGCGAACTTCAAGGCGCAGCCCCAGGCCTCCAGCCTCCGCCCGAGGACAGCAGCTCTGTGGACAGTGATGACAGCATCGAGCTGGAGATCAGGAAGTTCTTGGCCGAAAAGGCCAAGGAGTCCGGGAGCGGCTCAGAAGCCCCAGGAGGGGGCCCAGCCGCCCCAGGGATGGGGAGTGTGCCCAGGCCAGAGCTGCCGTGCCGGAAGGGGCCGGCGCCCGCCCTGGCCCCTCATCCCGGTGTGTGCACGCGGAGCCAGCGGGGCAGGGGCGGTCCTCAACCGGCCGGAGGCCCGGGGAGTGCGGGGAGAGCCTTCCTTCCAGGCGGGAGGAGCGGCCCCCGAACAGAGCAGGCCTGCCTCCCCAGAGCCATGGCCAGGCACACCAGCACAGCGGGGGCCCTGTCTGCCAAAGGGTCGGCTGCTGGTCGGCGACTGGTTTGTACCCACAAAGATCAGAGCCCAAGAGGGACCGAGCGTGCCAGGGAACGTGCTCTCGGCTCGCTGCCTGCTCGAGCTGAAGCGGGCACCCGGGCAGAAAGCCCTGGTGTGGCCTTTGCTGTGACGACCCAGGGCCAGAGCCCACGGACTCGGAAGCCGGGAGCAGATGGGCTAGGGAGCCCGCAGGCCAGCCTCGCCCTCCCGTGGGCCAACTTCGCCCACCAGAGTCGGCTGCAGAGCACGTGGGCACTGAgcccagaaggcagagaggctgtgTGGAGAGGGGGCCTTGGCGGCCAGCGAGAGCGGGGGCCAGAGGGCCAGGACCCCAAGAAAGGCCTGCCCTTCACGGGCTTCTCCTCGCTGCTGTCCACACAGCTGTTCCACTTTGGAAAGAGCGTCTCCTGGGGCGGCAAGCAGGCCGGCGTCTTCAGCCCGCCCCTGAGTCTGCCCCTGCAGGGCCCAGCCTTCTCAGCCTTCAGAGAGACCCCGGCCGGCCACAGCCCCGTGTTTGGAGGCGCGCCCCTGCTAACAAAGAAAGACGGGGGACACTGGCCCGGCCGGAAGTCCCAGGCGGCGTGCGGTTTGCACACCAGGAGGAACTCGGGCTCCGAGGAGGACGTTCTAGACCTGAGGTACAGGCGGGGGGCCACCGGCGGAGGCAGCGAGGCCCAGGAGGCCTTGGGGAGTGACTCCAGCGAGCTCAGTGACACCTCCGTGGAGGAGGGCGGCGGCCCGGGGGCCAAGGGCAAAGCCCTCCAGCCATGA
- the C9H9orf116 gene encoding UPF0691 protein C9orf116 homolog, which translates to MAQASPRACAAAAEPPAPAPPAPPTPGPPAPAPPPKTSDCYRVDDDLPARFNNPAWFRGYGTKKAVSVYRTSNEAYGSRAPTVHEMPKVFYPNSSKFSRQLAAGGMFRNNTLNVYMEKSIVTGPDNYITPYDRFNFHPSYNGSKPSICDWPAS; encoded by the exons ATGGCCCAGGCGAGCCCGCGAGCTTGCGCGGCGGCGGCAGagccccccgccccggctcctCCGGCGCCTCCGACCCcgggcccccccgcccccgcgcccccgccgaAGACCAGCGACTGCTACCGCGTGGACGACGACCTGCCGGCCCGGTTCAACAACCCGGCGTGGTTTCGGGGCTACGG GACCAAGAAGGCCGTCTCGGTGTACAGGACCAGTAACGAGGCCTACGGGAGCAGAGCCCCCACCGTGCATGAGATGCCG AAAGTATTTTATCCAAATTCGAGTAAGTTTTCCAGACAACTTGCAGCTGGTGGAATGTTCCGGAACAATACCCTCAACGTCTACATGGAGAAGAGCATCGTGACGGGTCCCGACAACTACATCACCCCCTACGACCGGTTCAACTTCCACCCCAGTTACAACGGCAGCAAGCCGTCCATCTGTGATTGGCCGGCCTCCTGA